In Silene latifolia isolate original U9 population chromosome 3, ASM4854445v1, whole genome shotgun sequence, a single window of DNA contains:
- the LOC141646911 gene encoding COBRA-like protein 10 produces the protein MKRNVKSSMKIPWMISLLEMSYIAIMLVYLCSLAVVDGAKKEEFDEFGDPITPGVDSSFANAGGGGGTGGPPTIPKAVQTCDGIYISYNFMGREKEFPHVKNTTAQSWAFKAQLQLVNMGATELKSWKVFVGFHNRELLVSADGGVLVGGDDFPAEVGVNGTTIAGYPQTDLKTAIETAGDFTQMSVQIGLKGTMFGVRPPGTPMPKTIKLENDGFKCPAPNKRKSNMYVCCRKDKKFKLNTKLKVSRKKFGDLNIMYDILQAYGNNYQAQVTMENDHPLGRLDHWNLTFEWMRGEFINSMRGAFTHLKDPAQCIYGPQGQYYQEMDFSNVVTCDKKPVISDLPAEMKDDDKVGKLPFCCRNGTVLPKTMNVSESRSIFQMQVFKIPPDLNRTALYPPQNWKLSGVLNPDYKCGPPMRVESTEFPDPTGLQAKVVAVASWQVVCNITKPKEKQNRCCVSFSAYYNDSVVPCSTCACGCDNLPDDRQCSTKAPSMLLPPEALLVPFDNRTVKANAWAKIKHLPVWDPLPCPDNCGVSINWHVDADYKNGWNARMTLFNWGETAFEDWFVGVQLAKASKGFEKAYSFNGTLLKDVNDTIFLQGLKGLNYLIAETNGSKPSSPRVPGKQQSVITFTKKLTWNLNIHKGDGFPTKVLFNGEECALPRLIPTKSAGYRLDGINSLMTLIFTSIVAVLLITDQLF, from the exons ATGAAAAGGAACGTAAAATCCTCGATGAAAATACCATGGATGATATCGTTGCTAGAAATGAGCTATATAGCGATAATGTTAGTATATTTATGTTCATTAGCGGTGGTAGATGGAGCCAAAAAGGAGGAATTTGACGAGTTTGGTGACCCTATAACCCCAGGAGTCGATTCCTCCTTCGCAAatgcaggaggaggaggaggtacAGGCGGCCCACCAACGATCCCAAAGGCGGTCCAAACCTGTGATGGGATATACATTTCTTACAACTTCATGGGCAGGGAAAAAGAGTTCCCCCATGTAAAGAACACGACAGCGCAATCATGGGCCTTCAAGGCCCAATTGCAGCTAGTCAACATGGGGGCCACAGAGCTTAAGTCATGGAAGGTGTTTGTTGGGTTCCATAATAGGGAATTGCTGGTGTCGGCCGATGGTGGTGTTTTAGTTGGTGGTGATGATTTTCCAGCTGAAGTTGGTGTTAATGGTACCACTATTGCTGGGTACCCACAAACCGATCTCAAGACCGCTATTGAGACAGCTGGCGATTTCACCCAAATGTCGGTACAAATTGGACTTAAGGGTACTATGTTTGGGGTCCGGCCACCCGGAACACCCATGCCTAAGACTATTAAGCTGGAGAATGATGGCTTCAAATGTCCTGCTCCCAACAAACGCA AAAGCAACATGTATGTATGTTGTAGGAAGGACAAAAAGTTCAAGTTAAACACCAAGTTAAAGGTTTCCAGGAAGAAATTCGGCGATCTTAATATAATGTATGATATCCTTCAAGCATACGGTAACAACTACCAAGCGCAAGTAACGATGGAAAATGACCATCCCTTAGGTCGTCTCGACCACTGGAACCTAACATTTGAGTGGATGAGAGGAGAATTCATCAATTCTATGAGAGGCGCCTTTACGCATCTCAAAGACCCGGCTCAGTGCATTTACGGCCCTCAAGGCCAATACTATCAAGAAATGGACTTTTCCAATGTCGTAACCTGTGACAAGAAGCCGGTCATCTCAGACTTGCCTGCTGAAATGAAAGACGATGATAAAGTCGGGAAATTGCCCTTTTGTTGTAGGAATGGGACTGTTCTGCCTAAAACTATGAATGTTAGTGAGTCGAGGTCGATTTTTCAGATGCAAGTGTTTAAAATCCCCCCAGACTTGAACAGAACTGCTCTGTATCCACCTCAGAACTGGAAGCTTAGCGGTGTTCTCAACCCTGATTACAAATGTGGACCGCCTATGAGGGTCGAATCGACTGAGTTTCCTGACCCGACTGGATTGCAG GCTAAAGTTGTGGCGGTAGCGAGCTGGCAAGTGGTATGCAACATAACAAAGCCGAAGGAGAAGCAAAACAGATGCTGCGTCTCATTCTCAGCCTACTACAACGACTCCGTCGTTCCCTGCAGCACCTGCGCGTGTGGATGCGACAACCTTCCAGACGACAGACAATGCAGCACAAAGGCCCCGTCAATGCTCCTCCCACCCGAGGCTCTCCTCGTACCCTTTGACAACCGGACAGTCAAAGCCAACGCATGGGCAAAAATAAAACACCTCCCGGTATGGGACCCACTGCCCTGCCCGGACAATTGTGGGGTCAGCATAAACTGGCATGTGGATGCAGACTATAAAAACGGGTGGAATGCCCGAATGACCTTATTTAACTGGGGTGAGACAGCTTTTGAGGACTGGTTTGTCGGCGTGCAATTAGCCAAGGCGTCTAAAGGGTTTGAGAAGGCGTACTCCTTTAACGGAACGCTGTTAAAGGATGTCAACGATACGATTTTCCTTCAGGGACTTAAGGGGTTGAATTACCTCATTGCAGAGACTAACGGGTCTAAACCATCCTCCCCGCGCGTGCCAGGGAAGCAACAATCTGTTATCACTTTCACTAAGAAACTTACTTGGAATTTGAATATACATAAAGGAGACGGATTTCCAACTAAGGTACTCTTTAACGGTGAAGAATGTGCACTTCCTCGACTAATCCCGACCAAGAGCGCTGGTTATCGACTAGACGGGATAAATAGTCTTATGACATTGATCTTCACCTCAATTGTTGCTGTACTCCTGATCACAGATCAATTGTTTTAA